A window of Kangiella sp. TOML190 genomic DNA:
GCGGCGACTGCTCTAGCACCGCTTTAACCGCGCGCACAATACCGTGCAACGGATTTTGTAGCGACTCTAAGACTTCATTCGAATTAATGGTGAAGCTTCTGGGAATACCTTCAGCCAGATTACGACCACGCACATCCAATTCGCGAACTTCAGTGCCCGGATAAGCAGTACCTATCTCATGCTTAATCCGCTCAGCGGTTGCTTCACCGATCACAGTGCCATAGTTACGGCGTATATATTCGATGATGGCTTCGTCAAAGCGGTCGCCACCAATCCGTACCGAGTCAGAATACACCACGCCATTCAGAGACAAAATGGCAATTTCGGTAGTACCACCACCAATATCCACCACCATAGAGCCGCGCGCTTCACCTACGGGTAAACCTGCGCCCACCGCTGCTGCTACTGGCTCTTCCACCAAATGTACTTCACGCGCACCAGCACCCAAAGCTGATTCCTTAATCGCACGACGCTCTACCTGAGTCGAGCCGCAAGGTACACAAATCAACACTCGTGGGCTAGGACGGAAAAAAGTATTGTCGTGGATTTTACGGATAAAGTGCTGCAGCATTTTTTCAGTCACTTCAAAATCTGCAATAACACCATCTTTCAAAGGACGAATGGCAACAATATTGCCTGGAGTACGGCCTAGCATTCGTTTAGCCGCTTCACCAACCGCCGCGATGGATTTCACTCCACCGGGATTATTTTGACGAATAGCAACGACCGAAGGTTCGTCCAAGACAATCCCTTGGTCGCGAACGTAGATCAGTGTATTTGCTGTCCCCAAATCAATCGACAAGTCTGTCGAAAACATACCGCGTAATTTTTTAAACATAGAAAGGAGTAATCCCAGTACAGAAATTTTTTAATTAAACAACCAATAAAAAACTTGAAACTTGGAGTTTTAGGTACGCTTTTGTGTCGCCATTTTGTGGTCGCGAACCCTTTAAATCACTAGCTTTTGAGCTTTTTTAGTTAATCGCGCTACTCTAACAATAGTCACTCAATCGAGCAAGCTAAAAACCTGCTTTGCGGCTATTTTTTAACGTTTTCACTCGAATTGAGTTTGTTAAAGAACAATACTCCAACCAGTAGACAAAACATTTGCCAACTAATTCAATTTATCCCCAATAAAAACCTAAAATCCCATTTCCAAACTTCTAGTTTTGGCTTGGCTGCAACCAACCAGCGGTTACCCGATCATTGCCACTCAAATCTTGATAGGTTACCAGCTGCGAAAAGCCATGCTGCGCCATAATCGCTCGAACCTGCTCGCCCTGTTCAAACCCGTGTTCAAACATCAGGTAACCTTGTGGTTTTAGATAGCGACGAGCCTGCTGACAAATGGTTTTTATATCGGCCAAACCGGAATCTGCGGCTACTAAAGCTTGGTAAGGCTCAAAGCTCAAATCCGTTAAATGAGGATCGCCCGCTTCAACATAAGGCGGATTGGAGACAATCAGATCCAAATTGCCATAAGGCCAATTATCAAGCCACGAGTTATGGACCAGCTGCACATTTGTTAATTGATGGCGAACTCGATTTGTAAGCGCGACCTGCAAAGCTTTTTCACTAAAATCTACTGCAAAAACAGTAGCTTGAGACCGTTCAGCAGCAATCGCTAAAGCAATAGCGCCAGTTCCTGTGCCTAGATCGGCGATTCGAAAATGTTGGCTTTTGGGGATTTGTTTTAGTGCCAACTCAACCAGTAACTCGGTTTCGGGACGAGGGATAAGTGTATCCGGAGTAACCTGTAAATCCAGCGACCAAAACTCTTTATAACCAACTAAATAAGCAAAAGGTTCGCCACCAATACGTCGCTGAATTAAGTCCTGAAATAGCTGAAACTGCTCGCTGGAAAGCTTTTTATCGTTCCAAGTTAAAACCCAAGTTCGAGATTCACCTAACAGATGCGCTAATAAAGATTCAGCTTCGAACTTACTACGAATATCAGGCAAGCCGCTCAATGCCTCGCAAGCTTGCTCAATCGCCTTATCAATTCTTATCAAGCACAGTTCCTGCTACATTCCTGCGAAAGCCAGATCAGCCAAATTTGTTCGATTAGTGGGCATTATCCGCCAACGCTGCCAACTGATCCGCTTGGTTTTCCGCCACCAAAGGCTCGATAATCTGGTCGATATCCCCTTCCATAATTTCATCAAGCTTATACAAAGTCAGATTGATGCGATGATCGGTCATACGTCCTTGCGGATAATTATAAGTACGAATGCGATCGGAACGATCGCCCGTTCCCACCAAATTACGGCGCATTTCAGTCTGCTCACTCTGCGCTTTGGCATCTTCAGCAGCCTGGATCCGCGCCTGTAACATCGCCATTGCTTTGGCTTTATTTTTGTGTTGCGAGCGCTCGTCCTGACATTCCACCACGACCCCTGTAGGCAAGTGAGTCAAACGAATCGCTGAATCGGTTTTGTTGACGTGCTGACCACCAGCACCTGACGCGCGAAAAGTATCCACCCGTAAATCTGCCGGATTAATCTCCACTGCATCCACCGCATCCGCTTCTGGCATAATGGCCACGGTACATGCGGACGTATGAATTCTGCCTTGGGATTCGGTTTCCGGAACTCGCTGTACTCGGTGCGCACCAGACTCAAACTTCAAGCGCGAATAGACCATATCGCCGCTAATGCGCAAAATAATCTCTTTATAACCGCCCTGTTCACTGCGATTTTCATTCATCACTTCTACTTGCCAGCGCTTTTTCTCAGCATACTTAGAGTACATTCGAAACAAATCGCCCACAAAAATTGCCGCCTCATCACCGCCGGTACCCGCACGGATCTCAAGAAAGGTATTCTTTTCATCGTTCGGATCTTTAGGTAACAAGAGTTTTTGTAAGTCCACTTCCAGTTTTTCAAGCAAACTCTTATTGGCCTTTAATTCTTCCTGCGCCATGTCGCGCATATCCGGATCTTCATCCGCCAACATTTCTTCGGCGGTGTCTATCGCTTCTAATGCTTCTTGATACTTTTGAAAGCCCGCGACCACATCTTCCAAGGTCGAATATTCCTTGGATAAATCGCGAAATTTATTTTGATCGGAGATAACATCAGGATCGCCCAACAGTGCCGCCAATTCCTCATGGCGATCAACTAAACCTTGTAACTTTTCTATCACCGATTCTTGTAACATGGGCTATTATTCACCTTATCTATTTGATTTTATTGATATATTTTTAGCTTAAACAACCAAAGCGATTAATCATTTTTATCCAACTGATCCTGATCCAAATTAAACATTTCGCGCGTAGTGGTATCTGCATCCAACGGTTGCTTTGGCTCCTGCGGGTTGCTCTGTTGTGAGGCGCGCAACCAAACCAAGGGTTGATGTAAAAATTTCTTCATTAAGCGATGACTCAACTCTTCCATCACCGCCTCAGGGCTTAATTCACTTTCTTGATTTTGCATCTGAGCACGCGCTCTTTGCAACTCATTAGCGACAATCGACTGATATTTATTGTGTAAATCACGTACCGTATCATGCTGCTTTTGGTGTTCGCGCCATTGCATAAAGTCCGCAACTAAAGGCGTTAAAATCCCCTCGGCCTGCTTTGCAGCCTGTTGCCGCGCCTGCATATTTTCCTGGATCACCCCTTCAAGATCGTCCACCGTATAGAGATAAACATCGTCCAGCTCAGCCACTGAAGCTTCAATATCCCGCGGTACGGCCAGATCCACCATAAAAATACTTTTACGACGACGCTTTTTCAAGGCAGCTTCGACCATTCCTTTGCCAATAATGGGTAACATACTACCCGTCGAGCTGATCACAATGTCCGCTTGATGAAAGTAATGTGGGATAGCTTCGAGACTTATCGCCTGCCCAGAAAACTCACGGGCCAATTTCTGCGCATTAGCCAAAGTTCGATTAGCCATAATCATCTGCGACACTTGGTGTTGCGCTAAATGCCGCGCTGCCAATTCAATGGTCTCACCAGCTCCCACAAACAATACCGTCAACTTCGAAAAATCGCTAAAAATATGCTTAGCCAAATTCACCGCCGCATAAGCCACCGACACCGGATTGGTACCAATGTCAGTTTCATGACGCACTTTTTTCGCCGCTGAGAAAGCCTTTTGGAACAAACGCTCCAGATCTTTACCAACAGTTCCGGCACGCTTGGCCTTCTGATAGACCGCTTTGAGTTGCCCTAAAATTTGCGGCTCGCCCAACACCATCGAATCAAGGCCACTGGCGACCCGCATAATATGTAGCACCGCATCACTTTCCAGATGACGATATAAATAAGGCTTTAAGTCACCATCAAAGTTAGCGTAATCGGCCAGCCACTGGGCAATCGCTACTTCCAACGCCTGACCATCTAAACTCGATGCCTTAACGTAAAACTCCACCCGATTACAGGTAGATAAAATTGCCGTTTCCACTTCCAGTTGCTGCCCATTGGCCAACTGCTGTTGTAACCGCAGACGCAGATCTGCCATCGCTTGCGCTAGTTGGTGTTCGGCAAACGCAGCTTTTTCACGCACCGCCACAGGGGCAGTTTTATGATTAATTCCTAATGCAATCAATGACATAAAAGAAGGAGAATGGTTAGATTTTTCGGCTATTTCAGTTAAGTGGCGCGAATTATATCATCGGCATCGACAGACTGCGACCTTAGCTCAAGATTAGCCTAATTGGCAATCGATAGGATTAGCCGCAAAGCGCCAATTATTTAACAAACTTTATACCTAAGCAGATGCTCAAGCAGTGTAAAACTGCTAATCTACACCATATCTTTAAAAAACCTAATTGATGCTTTACCTTTGAAAACTATCGCCGCTCATATCATGTTGCTAATTGGCAGCCTTTTGCTGTTGGGACTATCCGCTTGCGCTACTTCCCCTAAAATTCTACCGGATAACACCGCTCAAACCCCAAGGTCCAAGCAAGCACCCAAAGCGCAAATCCAACACTTGAGCGCAGATCAAAGAAGCCAACTATACTACTCAATACTATTGGCGAAAGTTGCCGAACAAAAAGGTTTTTTAGGTATCGCTCGCAGCAATATTGACGATGCTTTAAATAAAACTCAAAGCTCAGAGCTCGCTAGCCATAGCGCGCGCCTCGCCCTCTATCAAAAAGACTACAAAGCCGCCCAACGGTCGCTTAAACTCTGGCAACAATCAAACCCCAACAGTAGCGGCCCTTTAAAAGTCGCCGTTTTAATCGCCATTCACCAAGCACGAGAAGAGCAAGCTTACGAACTCTTAAGCCAATTATTCGATCAGCATTTCGCTAATCAAGCCTCGCACAGCGAACAAAAAGAACTTATCCTTAGTGCCGATGAGCAGTTTAAACAGCTTATTCAAATGGCCTTTTATCAAGCGCCGGACAATTTTGAATTGGAACGCCAACTGCAGGTGTTTGCTCATTTATTAGAGCGTTATAACCTCGCAAACCCTAATCACTTGCCTTCGGCCATGACTACCGAGGCTTTTTTAAAACTAAAGAGTCGCTCTCCTCTGTCCGAATTGGATCGCATTCATCAACTGCTCGATGCCAGCCTTGCATTAGCTCCTGATTTTGTCGGTGCCATCAATACTAAAAATCAAGCGCTAGGACTACTATCGCAAGAGAAAAGCTCGGAGTACCTAACCCAATTGGCGAAAAACCAAGCTTTCAGCAAGCAGCAGTTATCTCACCTTGCCAATATCGCTTATAAACAAAAAAATTATCAAAGCGCCATTATCGCCTTTGAACGCATTTTAGAAGCCGAACCGGATAACCTAGAAGCACGTTTTTTATTGGCAGGCAGTCACTATGGCGCAGCCAATTACGAAGAAAGTTTAGCCCTCTTTTATCAGCTCTCGCTCGAGGACTACCGTAAGGAATCTTCCAGCTTTTATTGTGGCGATTCAGCCGAACGCGTTCATGACGAGATCAAAAGTTTAAGCTGTTATGACATGGTGCCGGTTGGTCGATTTTTTATCCAAGCGCGTCACCGCCTTGCGCAAATTTTTGCAGACAAAGGTATGTTCAAGCAAGGCGCTAAAAGTTTGGAAACCGCTCAATCTTTAGTCGATTTCAACCAACGTCAGTTATTGTTAAAGTATGAAATTAACTATTTGATTGAGCATCAGCAGTTTAGTTTAGCCAAAAACCGCCTTGATAATGCCATTCAATTAGAGCCGCACAATAATATTATTTATTACTTACAATTATTGTTAGCCGATAAAACTCTAAGCACTCCAAACTTTCTTAAACTTTCCGCCAAACTGCGGGCGCAAAGTCCCGATCTCGAATTGCGTAAAGAAGTCATTTTCACCAGTATTGAACTACTGAATCAAAAGGGACAAGAGCCACTCATTCTTGATATTTTAAATCAGGAAGTAGCCCAATATCCTAAGGATACGGATATTCGGTATGCCCGTGCCATGAGTGCTAGCTTGTTAAAGGATTTTTCGCAAACCGAAAGGGACCTACGCTACCTGCTAACGCTTGATCCGGAGCATACCAACGCACAAAATGCCTTGGGTTATACGCTTGCAGATCAAAACCGCAACTTGATGGAAGCACAACAACTCATAGAAGCCGCCTATTACAAAGAACCCGATAACAGCGCCGTTTTAGACTCGATGGGCTGGATCCAATACCGGTTGGGTAACTTAGAAAAAGCCCTCTTTTACATCGAAAAGTCCTATGCCAAAGCCAAAGCAGCAGAAATTGCAGCTCATTATGGCGAAATCTTGTGGCAACTTGGACGGCAGCAAAAAGCCAAAAACATTTGGCAAAAAGCCTTGCAACAAGAACCCAATAATCATTATATTCTGGAAACCTTGGCGCGCTTTCCAGAAGCGCACGTCAGCCCCTAAAACCAATAACAAGCGATATGCAAAAACTATTGAACTTAAAAGCGCTATTCATCTTCTGTTGCCTGCTCGCTATCAGCGCTTGTGATCAACAAAGAGTGTTGCAAGAGACTACTGAGTGGGACGACCCACTGTGGCAAGCACATTATCAAGCATTAAAACCCATCCAAAACTTTTCCCTAAAAGGTCGGATTGGGATCAGCAATCCTCGCGATAGTTTTTCCAGCAACTTTCGCTGGCAACAAAATGCTCACCAAGATTTTCAATTCAGAATGTATGGTGCTTTGGGCAACACCTATTTATTAATGAACTCCAAAATCAACTGGAGCACCATTGAAACTGGTGATGATCAATTTTTTGAAGGCCCGAATGCCGAACAGTTGGTAGCAAACAGCATGGGCTGGCAATTGCCTTTAAATTATTTATCTGACTGGATCAAAGGAGTGCCCACAGGTGTTGGTCGAGATAAAATCAAAATCAATGCCGACGGTACCTTACAATCCTTAACTTATCCATCAGGCCAGCGCATTTTTCAGGTCAGTTTCGAGCGTTATGGCCAATTTTCGGGTAAAGCGATGCCGACTAAAATCCGTATTTTAGAAGCAGACAATAAATTATTATTGTCGATTCGTGATTGGACTTTCTAAAAGATGAGGTTTACTCATCCGGCGGGATTTATCGACGCTGACGGTTTTAGCTACTGGCCTGCACCAATTAAGCTCAATTTAGAGCTGCGCATTTTGGGCCAGCGAGATGATGGCTACCATGAGTTACAAACGCTCTTCCAATTGCTGGATATTGGTGATGAGCTGTGGATCAAGGCCAATAATACTGCCGACATTGGTTTATCGACCGACTACGCCGAGGTAGCAGCTGAAGATAACTTGGTGGTTAAGGCTGCCAAAGCCTTAAGAGCCACTGCTGGGCAAAACGTTAGCCTTGGCGCACATCTCAAGCTTAACAAGCGGATGCCTTCGGGCGCAGGGCTCGGCGGCGGCAGCTCAGACGCCGCAACCACCTTAATCGCGCTTAATCAACTTTGGAGTCTGAACCTATCCAACGCTGAACTGTGTGCAATTGGCGCGACGCTCGGCGCTGACGTGCCGGTTTTTGTTAATGGTTACAGCGCTTGGGCAACGGGGATCGGCGAAGTTTTGACCAAGGCGCAGATCCCTGAAAAGCACTTTGTAATTGTCTATCCTGACTGCGCCATCAACACAGCCAAAATTTTTTCGCATCCAGCGTTGACAAGAGACAACAAACCGATTAAATTACGCGCCTCTCGCCCAGAGGTGGACTTGAAAAACTTAGGTTACAACGTTTTTCAAGCGCTGGTTTCTAAGCTTTATCCGGCGGTCAAAGAAGCAATCGAGTTTCTTAACCAATACGGCAAAGCAACCCTAACGGGAACTGGTAGCAGCGTCTTCTTATCCTTTGACAATGCGCGAGAAGCCAGTAAAATATCGGCACTGTGCAAGCAGCGCTGGTTAACTCTAGAAGCCAAGGGTATCAACAGCTCTCCGCTGACTCTAACTGGCCAATAGAGACGCTAAAAATAGGGGTATCGCCAAGTGGTAAGGCAGCGGCTTTTGATGCCGCCATTCGTTGGTTCAAATCCAGCTACCCCTGCCATTTTCTCTTCAAAAATCAGCTCAATTGCTTGTCCTGTTAGCTATACAATAGCGTTTTATTTCAATCACTGATTGTTTTTTAGTATTTTTGGGGCCTTTATTCATGTCTGACTTGATGCTGTTTAGTGGTAACGCCACACCAGATCTCGCCGCTCGTATCTCTAATTATTTAAACGTACCCTTGGGTAACATCACCACTAATCGCTTTAGCGATGGCGAATGTAGCGTCGAAGTCATGGAAAATGTCCGTGGTAAAGACGTTTTTATTATCCAATCCACCTGTGCCCCGACTAATGACAACTTAATGGAGTTGATCATTATGGCTGACGCCCTAAAGCGTGCCTCGGCCAAGCGAATTACCGCCGTTATCCCTTATTATGGCTATGCTCGCCAAGATCGCCGCGTACGCTCGGCGCGGGTGCCAATAAGCGCCAAAGTGGTCGCCGACATGATCAGTGGCGTCGGCTTTGACCGCGTACTGACGGTGGATTTACACGCCGATCAGATCCAGGGCTTTTTCAATATTCCAGTAGATAACGTTTACGCCACGCCAGTATTGCTCGAACACATCATGCAAGGTGCCAGCGAAAATCTCATGGTGGTATCTCCCGACGTTGGCGGTGTAGTGCGCGCCCGCGCTATCGCTAAATTGCTTGATGATGCCGATTTATCGATTATTGATAAACGTCGCCCGCGTGCTAATGAAGTTAGCGTTATGAACATTATCGGTGATGTGACTGGTCGCGACTGTGTCATTGTGGACGATATGGTAGATACCGCTGGCACTCTATGCCAAGCAGCGCAAGCGCTAAAAGATCACGGCGCAAAGAGCGTTTCAGCCTACGCCACCCACCCAGTATTATCCGGTAAAGCCATTGATAATATTAACAATTCTGGTCTTGATCGTTTGGTGATCACCAACACAATCCCGCTTTCAGAAGCTGCCCAAAACTGCGATCGTATCGAAATTTTAGACTTATCGCCGCTGCTGGGCGAGTCGATTCGGCGGGTCAATACGGAAGAGTCAATCTCCAAGATGTTTTTAGATTAAAGAATCCCTTGTCATTCACCACGGGCACTTCCTTTAGTCGCCCGTGAAAGCGCGAATCCACTATATTCCGCTAGATAGTTAGACCAACTCTCCGCTTTCGCGCAAGAGAACCTAATTTATTATTAGCTGTATTTGCCTCTAACTGAAAAAAATTCGCCACCATTTCGCTCTTAATCTTCAAAAATCGCCCCAAAAGCCTTATTTTCACCAGTCAAACACTAGCTTAACGACTCCAGATCGGTGTATAATCGCGCTCCCTTTTTATGGGGCTTTTTATTGGCTGATGACTGGTCGCAAGTCATCAACCTGTTTATTAACACTCATTACTCACCCAATATGGGTTAATTAGGAGATTACAATGAGCGATTTTACGTTAAATGCTACCAAGCGTAGCGATATAGGGAAAGGTGCGAGCCGCCGCCTACGTCGTGAAGCTAACATGATCCCTGCTGTTGTTTACGGCGGCAAGGAAGATGCCACTTCAATTACCTTAAGCCACAACCAAGTGATCCGTTTCTTGGAAGAAGAGTCTTTCTACTCTTCAATCATCAACTTGGATATCGAAGGCGAAGTTGAAGAAGTGTTATTAAAAGACCTACAACGTCACCCTTTCAAGCCAAAAGTATTGCACATGGACTTGAAGCGCATCGTTCGTGGTCAAGAAATGCACGCTAACGTTCCATTGCACTTCAACAACGAAGAAGATGCACCTGGCGTTAAAGAAGGCGGCGTAGTATCGCACCAAATCACTTCGGTTGAAGTTATCTGTATGCCACGTCACTTGCCTGAGTACATCTCAGTTGACATGGGCGCTGTTGAAATGGGTGGCGTAGTTCACTTATCTGAAATCAGCTTGCCTGAAGGTGTTCGTTTAGCTGCATTTGAACAAGATGACGCACAAGATCTTACTGTTGCTAATATCGTTCCTCCTACTGTTTCTGCTTCTAGCGACGATGAAGAAGCTGAAGAAGCGGCAGCGGAAGAGCCAGCAGCAGACGCTGAAGAAGAAGCAGGCGACGAAGAGTAATTCTTCTGCGCCTGACGTTAGACTCGAATCAGAAGATTCAATCACTATGTCTAGCATCAAGCTAATTGTGGGCCTGGCTAATCCAGGCTCACAATATCAAGATACCCGCCATAACGCTGGCGCCTGGTATGTCCAAGAGCTCGCCAGAGCCTATCATATCCAACTGAAAACCGAATCGAAATTCCACGGCCTGTTTGGCAAGGGATTGATTGGCGATCATGAAGTAAAACTGCTAATTCCAAGCACCTTTATGAATTTAAGTGGCAAATCGATCCAAGCAGTTGCTAACTTTTATAAAATCCAGTCCGAAGAAATTTTAGTTGCACATGATGAGCTGGATATTGAGCCGGGCACCTTGAAGCTTAAAAAAGGTGGCGGTCATGGCGGCCATAATGGATTAAGAGATACCATCAGCAAACTCGCGAACAATAAGAACTTTCTGCGTCTGCGCGTGGGCATTGGCCACCCAGGTCACAAATCGAAAGTCACGGGCTATGTGCTGAATAAACCGAGTGCTGATGAAAAAAATGCCATCAATATCGCGATTGATGAAGCAGTTCGAGAAACCCCAACCCTATTAAAAGGCGAATGGGATCTGGCGGTGCAGCGCTTGCATAGCCTAGAGTCACCATTGGCCCAATAACTAACCAGTTAATGACAAGAGAAGTATCATGCCACTAAATTGCGGAATCGTAGGCTTACCCAACGTGGGCAAATCCACCTTATTTAACGCTCTAACGGACGCGGGGATCGATGCCGCCAACTACCCATTCTGTACCATCGAGCCTAATACTGGCGTGGTACCGATTCCAGATCCGCGACTCGATGCCCTTTCCGCCATTGTCGATCCTGAACGTGTTTTGCCAGCCACCATGGAATTTGTGGACATCGCGGGGCTAGTCGCTGGCGCTTCCAAAGGCGAAGGCCTAGGCAATAAATTCCTTGCCAATATCCGTGAAACTCACGCCATTGCGCACGTAGTACGCTGCTTTGACAATGATGACGTGGTACACGTGGCGGGCAAGGTCGATCCGCTTGCCGATATTGAAATTATCAATACCGAATTAGCCTTAGCCGATCTGGAAGCGGTAGAAAAACGCATACTAAAAACCACTAAAGTTGCTAAAAGTGGCGATAAAGAAGCCAAAGCTGAATTGATAATTTTGGAAAAAGCCAAAGCTTGTCTTGACGAAGGTGATGCTTTAAGAAGCCTTGATTGGGATAAAGATGAAAAGAAAATCTTATCCAGATTCCAACTCATCACCACCAAGCCGACCATGTATATCGCCAACGTCAGTGAAGACGGTTTTGAGAGTAATCCGCTTCTGGATCAAGTTAGAGACTTTGCCACCAAAGAAAATGCCGAAGTAGTGCCCATTTGCGCTTCTATTGAGTCAGAAATTGCCGCTTTGGACGACGAAGACAAAGCCGACTTCCTAGCCGATCTAGGCCAAGAAGAGCCAGGGCTTAATCGCGTGATTCGTGCTGGTTACAGCCTATTAAACCTGCAAACCTA
This region includes:
- the pth gene encoding aminoacyl-tRNA hydrolase, giving the protein MSSIKLIVGLANPGSQYQDTRHNAGAWYVQELARAYHIQLKTESKFHGLFGKGLIGDHEVKLLIPSTFMNLSGKSIQAVANFYKIQSEEILVAHDELDIEPGTLKLKKGGGHGGHNGLRDTISKLANNKNFLRLRVGIGHPGHKSKVTGYVLNKPSADEKNAINIAIDEAVRETPTLLKGEWDLAVQRLHSLESPLAQ
- the ychF gene encoding redox-regulated ATPase YchF — translated: MPLNCGIVGLPNVGKSTLFNALTDAGIDAANYPFCTIEPNTGVVPIPDPRLDALSAIVDPERVLPATMEFVDIAGLVAGASKGEGLGNKFLANIRETHAIAHVVRCFDNDDVVHVAGKVDPLADIEIINTELALADLEAVEKRILKTTKVAKSGDKEAKAELIILEKAKACLDEGDALRSLDWDKDEKKILSRFQLITTKPTMYIANVSEDGFESNPLLDQVRDFATKENAEVVPICASIESEIAALDDEDKADFLADLGQEEPGLNRVIRAGYSLLNLQTYFTAGKKEVRAWQVKIGATAPQAAGVIHTDFEKGFIRAEVTAYDDYIAGNGEAGAKEAGKWRLEGKDYIVQDGDVMHFRFNV